The genomic window GGATGATCGTGGGAATTCTGCTGACAATAACGCCATTTTTATTTCCAGCGGTCATGACCCTTCTCGGTCTTCTTACAGGGATGGTTCAAGCCTACATTTTCACCATTCTGGCGGCGGTGTATATCGCCGCGGCAACCCAGGCGCAGAAACACTCCCGTCACCGGGAGGAAGAAGCCTCAGCCTGAAAGTTGAAAAAACTTAAAAAAGGAGATGATTCTTTGGACACTCTCACACTTATAGCCGTCGCATCGATCATTACTGCGGGATTCACTATTGCCCTCGGCTCCATCGGCCCTGCCATAGGGGAGGGACGGGCCGTCTCTACCGCGCTGTCGTCCCTCGCCCAGCAGCCTGACGCCTCCGCAACCATTACCCGGACGCTTTTCGTTGGACTGGCAATGATCGAGTCCACGGCCATCTATTGCTTCGTGGTCTCCATGATCCTTATTTTTGCCAACCCTTTCTGGAATCATGTAACGAGCCAGCTGGCGGGAAAGTAAGACCATGCCCATCGACTGGTTTACCGTCGCTGCCCAGGCTATCAATTTTCTTCTTCTGGTCTGGTTAATGAAGCGTTTTCTCTACAAGCCGGTACTGAGAGCAATCGACGCGCGAGAAAAACGGATCGAAGAACAGCTGAACGATGCGAAAGCCCAAAAAATGGAAGCCCGGAAAGAAAAAGAGGAGTTTCAACGGAAGAACGAGATCTTCGACCGGGAGCGTACCGAACTGATGAACGCAGCCGCTGAAAAGGCAAAGGGCGAGACAATCCATCTTCTCGAAGAAGCCCGGTCCTCCGCGGAGACCCTGCGGGCAAAATGGCGGGAGGGTCTGGAAAAGGATGCCTCCCGACTTGAGGAAGACTTTCAGAAGCGGGTGCGGAAAGATGTCTTTTCCATAGTCCGGAAGACTCTGTCCGATCTCGCCGGGGAGGAGCTTGAAAGTAAAATAATAGATCTCTTTCTCCGCAGGCTGGGGAAGATGGACGAGAAAGAACGGAAAAACCTTGTCCCAACAACAAAGGTTCCTGATGCCTCAGTGCTGCTGAGAACGGCTTTCCCTCTGACTGAAGAGCAGAGGAGCACGATCGGGCAGGAAGTGAAAAAACTTTTTTTCCTGAAAGAAGAACCGAAGTTCACAGTGGAAAAGAACCTCGTGGCAGGCATGGAACTCGCGGTGAGCGGGCAGAAAATATCCTGGACCATCGACGATTATTTGCTGTCTTTAAGAGATTCGGTCGAGGATCTGATGAAACCGGGAAAGAAAGCCTCCTCTTCTCCGAATGATGAGGAACAAGAGGATGCTCCATTGGAAGGTCCTTCCCAGTCTGACAGGAATCCTCCGGAGAAGCGGCAGAAATCCGATCCTCCCGGTGAAGAGGAAAAGGAAAAACAATGAGGGCAGGGAAGACGGACAATCTCAAGAGCCTCTATGAAAAAACCTTTGACGCCATCGGGAAGGGAGTTGAAAGTTTCTTCCCCCGTCTGGAAGCACGGGAAGTTGGCACCGTGAAGACAGTGAACACGGGAATTGCCACCGTATCGGGTCTTCCCGGCGCAGGGTACGAGGAACTGCTCGAATTTCCCGGAGGTGTTTTCGGCATAGCCTTCAACGTGGATGAAGACGAAATCGGCGTGGTCCTGCTGGGCGAGTATTCCCACCTTTTTGCCGGAGACGAGGTCCGGCGCACTGGACGGGTCATGGACATCCCGGTGGGACATGAACTGTTCGGCAGGGTCATTGACCCCCTTGGACGACCCCTCGACGATGAAGGCCCGATCCGGTCATCACAGCGTCTGCCCATTGAACGGCCTTCGGTGCCCATCATGGACAGAGCACCTGTAACAGAGCCGCTCCAGACAGGAATCCAGATAATCGACGCCCTCATCCCCATAGGCAGGGGACAGCGGGAACTGATCCTCGGCGACCGTCAGACGGGAAAAACAACCATCGCTCTCGACACTATTTTGAACCAGGGAGGGCAGGATGTGCTGTGCGTCTACTGTGCTATCGGACAGAGAGCCGCCTCCGTGGCCAAGACCGTGGGCATCCTCCGTGACAGGGGAGCTCTCGAATATACGGTGGTGATGGTAACCGAGGGGAACGAGGCCCCGGGACTCACCTATATAGCCCCCTACGCGGCCACAAGCATCGCCGAGTTTTTCATGGAGGAGGGCCGGAACGTCCTCATCGTCTACGACGATCTCACCAATCACGCCCGGTCGTACCGGGAACTCTCCCTTCTTCTTCGCCGGCCGCCCGGCCGTGAGGCCTTTCCCGGTGATATCTTCTACATCCACTCCCGTCTTCTTGAGCGGGCAACTCACCTCCGGAAAGAGCGGGGAGGCGGCTCACTCACCGCCCTTCCCATTATTGCGACGGATGCCCAGAACATATCGGCCTACATCCCCACGAACCTCATCTCCATCACGGACGGACAGATTTATCTCTCCCCGTCCCTTTTCGAACTTGGG from Aminivibrio pyruvatiphilus includes these protein-coding regions:
- a CDS encoding F0F1 ATP synthase subunit C gives rise to the protein MDTLTLIAVASIITAGFTIALGSIGPAIGEGRAVSTALSSLAQQPDASATITRTLFVGLAMIESTAIYCFVVSMILIFANPFWNHVTSQLAGK
- a CDS encoding F0F1 ATP synthase subunit B, encoding MPIDWFTVAAQAINFLLLVWLMKRFLYKPVLRAIDAREKRIEEQLNDAKAQKMEARKEKEEFQRKNEIFDRERTELMNAAAEKAKGETIHLLEEARSSAETLRAKWREGLEKDASRLEEDFQKRVRKDVFSIVRKTLSDLAGEELESKIIDLFLRRLGKMDEKERKNLVPTTKVPDASVLLRTAFPLTEEQRSTIGQEVKKLFFLKEEPKFTVEKNLVAGMELAVSGQKISWTIDDYLLSLRDSVEDLMKPGKKASSSPNDEEQEDAPLEGPSQSDRNPPEKRQKSDPPGEEEKEKQ
- a CDS encoding alternate F1F0 ATPase, F1 subunit alpha; the encoded protein is MRAGKTDNLKSLYEKTFDAIGKGVESFFPRLEAREVGTVKTVNTGIATVSGLPGAGYEELLEFPGGVFGIAFNVDEDEIGVVLLGEYSHLFAGDEVRRTGRVMDIPVGHELFGRVIDPLGRPLDDEGPIRSSQRLPIERPSVPIMDRAPVTEPLQTGIQIIDALIPIGRGQRELILGDRQTGKTTIALDTILNQGGQDVLCVYCAIGQRAASVAKTVGILRDRGALEYTVVMVTEGNEAPGLTYIAPYAATSIAEFFMEEGRNVLIVYDDLTNHARSYRELSLLLRRPPGREAFPGDIFYIHSRLLERATHLRKERGGGSLTALPIIATDAQNISAYIPTNLISITDGQIYLSPSLFELGVLPAVDVGKSVSRVGGKAQLAAFRSVAGDLKLAYSQFEELESFARFGARLDEDTRKIMAHGRRIRGSLKQPEFSPISVPAQIAILLAISAELFDDIPLNKIDEAERAVQQAAEAMPDDLRERLFTADTLNAEDREAITEIARQALVKSFPDEKEEALPGKSEAGEDLIEPEEPENLMFSQEAEKSDVSAAADRVKKKSRRPGKKKT